One window of the Corticium candelabrum chromosome 7, ooCorCand1.1, whole genome shotgun sequence genome contains the following:
- the LOC134182577 gene encoding uncharacterized protein LOC134182577: MARRRKFVYSSRVAQLVSLRRQRETPEETRIRREKGRIANAARRARETPEEKEIRKQAERRMAARRRACIKERQRRENKSRLTRQKSVRYICREESLHHVSDRGKVCNRVVCKYGLRKITKGKKECEDCERDVDIHHVRGQKHRSRDHLRTKIHEHAQDQSRIRDPKIDQHHEIMTCFLSPTRHLRKGKIENIVEKIKQRKSCHETTKVEASLTV, from the exons ATGGCTCGTCGGCGAAAATTTGTGTATTCGTCTCGTGTTGCGCAACTGGTGTCTCTAAGACGTCAGAGAGAAACACCCGAAGAAACGAGGATTCGTCGGGAAAAAGGTCGTATAGCCAATGCGGCGAGACGGGCGCGTGAAACGCCTGAGGAGAAAGAAATCCGAAAGCAAGCAGAACGTCGTATGGCTGCACGCAGAAGGGCTTGTATTAAAGAAAGGCAGAGACGAGAGAACAAGTCTAGACTGACTAGACAGAAGAGTGTACGATATATTTGTAGAGAGGAGAGCCTACACCATGTTAGTGACAGAGGAAAGGTTTGTAATCGAGTCGTTTGTAAGTATGGTCTTAGGAAGATTACGAAGGGAAAGAAGGAGTGTGAGGATTGTGAAAGAGACGTCGACATTCATCATGTGAGAGGTCAGAAACATCGATCACGTGACCACCTGAGGACTAAAATACACGAACATGCGCAAGATCAGAGCCGTATACGGGACCCGAA GATCGATCAACATCATGAGATTATGACTTGCTTCTTGTCTCCTACGCGGCATTTACGAAAGGGCAAAATCGAGAATATTGTAGAGAAGatcaaacagagaaagagTTGCCACGAGACAACGAAAGTGGAAGCATCGTTGACTGTATAG
- the LOC134182005 gene encoding histone H4, whose protein sequence is MSGRGKGGKGLGKGGAKRHRKILRDNIQGITKPAIRRLARRGGVKRISGLIYEETRGVLKVFLENVIRDAVTYTEHAKRKTVTAMDVVYALKRQGRTLYGFGG, encoded by the coding sequence ATGTCCGGTCGTGGCAAAGGAGGTAAAGGTCTCGGAAAAGGAGGCGCCAAGCGTCATCGTAAGATCCTTCGTGACAACATTCAGGGCATCACCAAGCCCGCCATTCGTCGACTCGCTCGTCGCGGCGGAGTGAAGCGAATCTCCGGCCTCATCTACGAGGAGACCCGCGGGGTACTCAAGGTCTTCTTGGAGAACGTCATTCGTGATGCAGTCACGTACACGGAGCACGCCAAGCGAAAAACAGTCACTGCCATGGACGTCGTGTACGCCCTGAAGAGACAGGGTCGCACTCTGTACGGCTTTGGAGGCTAA